One window of Mediterraneibacter gnavus ATCC 29149 genomic DNA carries:
- a CDS encoding metal ABC transporter ATP-binding protein: MALIKCDGISIAYEGQTVVRDLSFWIEQGDYLCIVGENGSGKSTLVKSLLGLKPPFKGQILLGDGLKQDEIGYLPQQTVVQKDFPASVYEVVLSGRLNSRGWRPFYSAADKKAARENMELLGIREMEHQCFRDLSGGQKQRVLLARALCATKKLLLLDEPVTGLDPLVTAEFYQLIEKINKEAKIAVVMVSHDIESTIQYASHILHLQESALFYGTAQEYQNSAVGKRFLGGEGNA; this comes from the coding sequence ATGGCATTGATAAAATGTGATGGAATTTCGATCGCATATGAGGGACAGACGGTTGTTCGGGATCTGTCTTTTTGGATCGAGCAGGGAGATTATCTCTGCATTGTGGGAGAGAATGGTTCCGGAAAGAGTACGCTGGTAAAAAGTCTTCTTGGATTAAAACCGCCCTTTAAAGGGCAGATTCTGCTGGGAGACGGATTGAAGCAAGACGAAATCGGGTATCTTCCCCAGCAGACGGTCGTGCAGAAAGATTTTCCGGCAAGCGTCTATGAGGTGGTACTTTCCGGCAGACTCAACAGCAGAGGCTGGCGGCCGTTTTACAGTGCAGCGGATAAGAAGGCAGCCAGAGAGAATATGGAGCTTTTAGGAATCCGGGAAATGGAACACCAGTGCTTCCGGGATCTTTCCGGCGGACAGAAACAGAGGGTGCTGCTGGCGAGAGCGCTGTGTGCCACAAAGAAGCTCCTGTTGTTAGACGAGCCCGTGACAGGACTGGATCCGCTGGTGACTGCAGAGTTTTACCAGTTGATTGAAAAAATCAATAAGGAGGCTAAAATTGCAGTTGTCATGGTGTCTCATGATATCGAAAGTACGATACAGTATGCAAGCCATATCCTGCATTTGCAGGAGAGCGCCCTGTTTTACGGAACTGCGCAGGAATATCAAAACAGTGCAGTCGGCAAGAGATTTCTGGGAGGTGAGGGAAATGCTTGA
- a CDS encoding metal ABC transporter substrate-binding protein: MKFRKTYKRKQAAVLLSVFLLVTSVAGCQRVGAVKETGEEKVNVVTTIFPQYDFVRQIAGDNVEVSMLLKPGEETHSYEPTPQDILKIQNCDLFIYVGGENDEWVEDILDSIDTEHIRLLRLIDCVDTVNEEHVEGMKEERGHEHEEEEEHEHEHGEEEHETHETLTPDEHVWTSPKNAIAIVEQIADVLGELDPEQTAVYEENEKAYVSLLEELDDEFREVVSSAKRDVLLFGDRFPFRYFADEYGLKYYAAFPGCASDTEPSAATMAFLINKAKEEQIPVILKMELSNENIANAIAETTHAKVKTFYSCHNLTAKEFADGETYLSMMKKNVETLKEALN, encoded by the coding sequence ATGAAATTTAGAAAAACATACAAGAGAAAACAGGCGGCAGTGCTGCTGAGTGTGTTTCTTTTGGTGACAAGTGTGGCCGGATGTCAGAGAGTGGGGGCTGTGAAAGAGACCGGCGAAGAGAAAGTAAATGTCGTGACAACCATTTTTCCACAGTATGATTTTGTACGTCAGATTGCAGGGGATAATGTAGAAGTATCGATGCTTTTAAAGCCGGGAGAAGAGACACACTCCTATGAGCCGACACCGCAGGACATTCTGAAGATTCAGAATTGTGATCTGTTTATTTATGTGGGCGGTGAGAACGATGAATGGGTGGAGGATATTCTGGACTCCATCGATACAGAACATATCAGACTGCTTCGCCTGATCGACTGCGTGGATACGGTAAATGAAGAACACGTAGAAGGGATGAAAGAAGAACGTGGTCATGAACATGAAGAAGAGGAAGAGCACGAGCATGAGCACGGGGAAGAGGAGCACGAAACACATGAGACGCTGACCCCGGATGAACATGTATGGACGTCTCCAAAGAATGCCATTGCAATTGTGGAGCAGATTGCAGATGTTCTGGGTGAGCTGGATCCGGAGCAGACGGCAGTTTATGAAGAGAACGAAAAAGCGTATGTGAGTCTTTTAGAAGAGCTGGATGATGAGTTTCGTGAGGTGGTAAGTTCGGCCAAACGCGATGTGCTGCTTTTTGGAGACCGTTTTCCGTTCCGGTATTTTGCAGATGAATACGGTCTGAAATACTATGCGGCATTTCCGGGCTGCGCATCCGATACGGAGCCAAGTGCGGCAACGATGGCATTTCTGATCAACAAAGCAAAGGAAGAACAGATTCCGGTGATCTTAAAGATGGAGCTGAGTAATGAGAATATTGCAAATGCCATTGCCGAGACGACACATGCGAAAGTGAAGACGTTTTACAGTTGTCATAATCTGACTGCAAAGGAATTTGCAGACGGGGAGACTTATCTGAGCATGATGAAAAAGAATGTAGAAACATTAAAGGAGGCTTTGAACTGA
- a CDS encoding DUF5684 domain-containing protein yields MMAAAIGMIIVALALLIFCVAVMWKVFCKAGEPGWASLIPFYNLYVMTRITWGRGWLFIFGFLPLGNLIFAIFTMIKLAKVFGKKDGFACGLIFLSIVFLPILAFGKAEYTGPDPEKSTGAIIASAITGGIGIILLVLEVIAVVALGLFAVSDQTVQQTQDAVISQEVPEETQEEPDVKEEEGVQREYEGTPIEGYEDFETVSLDGYQWVTDVTLFKAGENTVTESTATSAKDGIELKAGFTLLAADETIEQRISAEVENIRKTLESQAGIYTDITVGEMVAEDGFVMQQLICNQIGADGVAYPCTEIIQVQLMEDREILVSSVSLNTSQATENTERLFTQACELYGIAFQ; encoded by the coding sequence ATGATGGCAGCAGCGATAGGAATGATAATTGTAGCATTGGCGCTTCTGATTTTTTGTGTTGCGGTAATGTGGAAAGTATTTTGTAAAGCAGGAGAACCCGGATGGGCGTCATTGATCCCGTTTTATAATTTGTATGTAATGACCAGGATAACCTGGGGGAGAGGATGGCTGTTTATTTTTGGATTCCTGCCGCTGGGGAATCTGATATTTGCAATTTTTACAATGATAAAACTGGCAAAAGTGTTTGGAAAGAAAGATGGATTTGCCTGTGGGCTGATTTTCTTAAGTATTGTTTTTCTTCCAATCCTTGCGTTTGGAAAGGCAGAGTATACAGGTCCGGATCCGGAGAAAAGTACAGGAGCGATCATAGCCAGTGCGATCACTGGCGGAATCGGTATCATTCTGTTGGTGCTTGAAGTGATAGCAGTTGTCGCACTGGGCCTGTTTGCGGTTTCAGATCAGACAGTACAACAGACACAGGATGCGGTGATTTCACAAGAAGTTCCGGAGGAAACACAGGAAGAACCAGATGTGAAAGAAGAGGAGGGCGTTCAGAGAGAATATGAGGGCACTCCGATTGAAGGATATGAGGATTTTGAGACAGTATCCCTGGATGGTTATCAATGGGTTACGGATGTCACATTGTTCAAGGCTGGGGAGAATACAGTTACGGAGTCCACAGCAACTTCCGCAAAAGATGGAATTGAGCTGAAAGCAGGTTTTACACTTCTGGCTGCGGATGAAACGATTGAGCAGAGAATTTCGGCAGAAGTGGAAAATATCCGAAAGACATTGGAAAGTCAGGCGGGAATCTATACGGATATTACTGTAGGTGAGATGGTAGCAGAAGACGGATTCGTGATGCAGCAGCTGATCTGCAATCAGATCGGGGCAGATGGAGTGGCTTATCCGTGTACTGAGATCATACAGGTTCAGTTGATGGAGGACCGGGAAATTCTGGTGAGCAGTGTATCTTTGAATACTTCTCAGGCAACAGAAAACACAGAGCGATTGTTTACACAGGCCTGTGAATTATATGGTATTGCCTTTCAATAA
- a CDS encoding dihydrofolate reductase, with translation MNAIVAADKNWAIGYKNKLLVSIPADMKFFRQMTGGKVVVMGRKTLESFPNGLPLKNRTNIVLTGNPNYHVKDAVIVHTTEELLEELKKYDEEEIFVIGGESIYRMMLPYCSKVYVTKIDHAYQADTYFPNLDQLENWEMTEVSEEHTCFDLEYVFSTYERRQ, from the coding sequence ATGAACGCAATTGTAGCAGCCGATAAAAACTGGGCAATCGGATATAAAAACAAACTTCTGGTCAGCATTCCGGCAGATATGAAGTTTTTCCGTCAGATGACAGGTGGAAAGGTAGTTGTGATGGGAAGAAAGACGCTGGAAAGCTTTCCGAACGGTCTGCCGCTGAAGAACCGCACCAATATTGTGCTGACAGGGAATCCCAATTATCATGTGAAAGATGCAGTGATCGTGCATACAACAGAAGAATTGCTGGAAGAACTGAAAAAATATGATGAGGAAGAAATCTTTGTGATCGGCGGAGAAAGTATTTACCGGATGATGCTTCCTTATTGCAGCAAAGTATATGTAACAAAGATCGACCATGCATATCAGGCAGATACGTATTTCCCGAATCTGGATCAGCTGGAAAACTGGGAAATGACAGAAGTCAGTGAAGAGCATACTTGTTTTGATCTGGAGTATGTATTTTCGACTTACGAGCGCCGACAGTGA
- the thyA gene encoding thymidylate synthase, with the protein MSYADKVFIEMCRDIIDNGTSTEGEKVRPVWEDGTSAYTIKKFGIVNRYDLSKEFPALTLRRTGIKSCVDEMLWIWQKKSNNIHDLNSHIWDSWADEDGSIGKAYGYQMQVKHQYKEGMMDQVDRVIYDLKNNPYSRRIMTNIYVHQDLHEMNLYPCAYSMTFNVTKEKDSDKLTLNGILNQRSQDVLAANNWNVCQYAVLLHMLAQVCDMKVGEFVHVIADAHIYDRHIPMIEELIKREPLPAPKFWLNPEVKDFYEFTPDDVRLDGYETHPQIKNIPIAV; encoded by the coding sequence TTGAGTTACGCAGATAAAGTATTTATAGAGATGTGCAGAGACATTATTGACAACGGAACGAGTACAGAGGGAGAAAAGGTACGCCCGGTATGGGAGGATGGAACCTCTGCGTACACCATCAAAAAATTTGGCATTGTGAACCGTTATGACCTCTCAAAAGAGTTTCCGGCACTGACTCTGCGAAGGACAGGAATCAAGAGCTGTGTGGATGAGATGCTGTGGATCTGGCAGAAAAAGTCCAACAACATTCATGATTTAAACAGTCACATCTGGGACAGCTGGGCAGATGAGGACGGTTCCATCGGAAAAGCCTACGGCTATCAGATGCAGGTAAAGCATCAGTATAAAGAGGGAATGATGGATCAGGTCGATCGTGTGATCTATGATCTGAAGAACAATCCTTACAGCCGCCGGATCATGACGAATATCTATGTGCATCAGGATCTTCATGAGATGAATCTGTATCCGTGTGCATACAGCATGACATTTAATGTGACAAAAGAAAAGGACAGTGACAAACTGACATTAAATGGAATCCTGAATCAACGTTCTCAGGATGTACTGGCAGCAAATAACTGGAATGTGTGTCAGTATGCGGTGCTGCTTCATATGCTGGCACAGGTGTGTGATATGAAGGTCGGAGAGTTTGTTCATGTGATCGCAGATGCGCATATTTATGACAGACATATCCCGATGATCGAGGAACTGATCAAAAGAGAACCGCTTCCGGCACCGAAATTCTGGCTGAATCCAGAGGTAAAGGATTTCTATGAATTTACACCGGATGATGTACGGCTGGATGGATATGAGACACATCCTCAGATCAAGAATATCCCAATCGCGGTATAG
- the ilvB gene encoding biosynthetic-type acetolactate synthase large subunit, with product MRQISGNKLFVKALKEEDVEVLFGYPGACTIDISDELYKQSGIDVILPRHEQALVHEADAYARTTGKVGVCLVTSGPGATNLVTGLATANYDSVPLVCFTGQVARHLIGNDAFQEVDIVGITRSITKYGVTVTKREDLGRIIKEAFYIARTGRPGPVLIDLPKDVMAELGSAQYPKEVNIRGYKPNTSVHIGQLKRAIKMLHKAKRPLFLAGGGVNIARASALFTEVVEKTQVPVVTTIMGRGAIATNHPLFIGNLGMHGAYAANMAVSGCDLLFSIGTRFNDRITGKLHEFAPHAQIVHIDIDTASISRNIHVDIPIVADAKEALTKMTEYVEECETKKWLAQIAAWKEEHPLRMKRHALMSPLDIIEEMNRQFDDAIITTDVGQHMMLVSQYAEITEKKQLVMSGGLGTMGYGFPAAIGAQIGNPEKRVIAVSGDGGMQMNIQEFATAVLEETPVIACVFNNTYLGMVRQWQKLFYGKRYGMTNLRAGALSRRTDGAEFPEYTPDFVKLAESYGAKGIRVTKTEEISAAFEEAKKNTKTPTLIEFIIDPEEMVYPMIKPGGTLEDMIMDC from the coding sequence GTGAGGCAGATTTCAGGAAACAAATTATTTGTAAAAGCATTAAAAGAAGAAGACGTAGAAGTATTGTTCGGATATCCGGGCGCGTGTACGATCGATATCAGCGATGAGCTGTATAAGCAGAGCGGGATTGATGTGATCCTTCCGAGACACGAGCAGGCACTGGTGCATGAAGCGGATGCGTATGCGAGGACAACGGGGAAAGTCGGCGTCTGTCTGGTGACCAGCGGACCGGGAGCGACCAATCTGGTGACAGGACTTGCGACTGCCAATTATGACAGTGTTCCGCTGGTCTGTTTTACCGGACAGGTGGCGAGACATCTGATCGGAAATGATGCATTTCAGGAAGTGGATATTGTGGGGATCACACGGAGCATCACCAAGTATGGTGTGACGGTCACGAAGCGGGAAGATCTTGGACGGATCATCAAGGAGGCATTTTATATCGCAAGAACGGGAAGGCCGGGACCGGTTCTGATCGATCTTCCGAAAGATGTGATGGCGGAGCTTGGCAGTGCACAGTATCCGAAAGAGGTGAATATCAGAGGATATAAGCCGAATACCAGTGTACATATCGGACAGCTGAAAAGAGCGATCAAGATGCTTCACAAGGCAAAACGACCGCTGTTTCTGGCAGGCGGAGGGGTGAATATTGCGCGCGCCAGTGCATTGTTTACAGAAGTGGTGGAAAAAACACAGGTGCCGGTAGTGACAACGATCATGGGGCGAGGCGCCATTGCGACAAATCATCCGCTGTTTATCGGAAATCTGGGGATGCACGGCGCTTATGCAGCCAATATGGCAGTCAGCGGCTGTGATCTGCTGTTTTCCATCGGGACGCGCTTTAATGACCGGATCACGGGAAAACTGCATGAATTTGCGCCTCATGCACAAATTGTCCATATTGATATCGATACGGCATCGATTTCCAGAAATATTCATGTGGATATTCCAATCGTAGCAGATGCCAAAGAAGCGCTTACGAAGATGACGGAGTATGTGGAAGAGTGCGAGACAAAAAAATGGCTTGCGCAGATCGCGGCATGGAAAGAGGAGCATCCGCTTCGGATGAAACGGCATGCATTGATGAGCCCTCTGGATATTATTGAAGAGATGAACCGTCAGTTTGACGATGCAATCATCACGACAGATGTCGGTCAGCATATGATGCTGGTGTCTCAGTATGCGGAGATTACAGAAAAGAAGCAACTTGTCATGTCCGGAGGACTGGGGACGATGGGATATGGATTCCCGGCGGCGATCGGAGCACAGATCGGTAATCCGGAGAAACGAGTGATCGCAGTTTCCGGGGATGGCGGTATGCAGATGAATATTCAGGAGTTTGCAACGGCAGTTCTGGAGGAGACACCGGTCATCGCCTGTGTATTTAACAATACATATCTGGGGATGGTGCGTCAGTGGCAGAAGCTGTTTTACGGAAAACGCTATGGGATGACCAATCTGCGCGCAGGAGCGCTTTCGAGACGGACAGATGGAGCCGAATTTCCGGAGTATACGCCGGATTTTGTAAAACTGGCAGAAAGCTATGGGGCAAAAGGAATCCGTGTGACAAAAACAGAAGAGATCTCGGCAGCATTTGAAGAGGCAAAGAAAAATACAAAAACTCCGACCCTGATTGAATTTATCATTGATCCGGAAGAGATGGTATATCCGATGATCAAGCCGGGCGGAACACTGGAAGATATGATTATGGATTGTTAG
- a CDS encoding metal ABC transporter permease, translating to MLDTFMEMMSYPFMVRAFLVGSLVALCSALLGVSLVLKRYSMIGDGLSHVGFGALAIAAALNMAPLAVAIPVVVVAAVLLLRISGSSKIKGDAAIALISTGALAIGIMVISMTTGMNTDVYNYMFGSILAMSGEDVQFSILLSVAVLILYLFFYNKIFAITFDETFARATGVRANLYNTLIAVLTAVTIVLGMRMMGALLISSLIIFPALTSMRVFKTFKGVILNSAILSVVCLILGVTISYVYATPAGASVVVVNMAMLAVYSVIGALKNRNNGK from the coding sequence ATGCTTGATACATTTATGGAAATGATGTCCTATCCATTTATGGTACGGGCGTTTCTGGTGGGTTCCCTGGTGGCATTGTGTTCGGCACTTCTGGGAGTCAGTCTGGTACTGAAACGCTATTCGATGATCGGAGACGGGCTTTCTCATGTTGGATTCGGGGCACTGGCCATCGCGGCTGCGCTGAACATGGCGCCTTTGGCGGTTGCAATTCCGGTGGTCGTGGTGGCTGCGGTTCTGCTTCTTCGCATCAGCGGCAGCAGCAAGATCAAAGGAGATGCGGCAATTGCACTGATTTCTACGGGAGCACTGGCGATCGGGATTATGGTGATTTCGATGACGACAGGAATGAACACTGATGTTTATAACTATATGTTCGGAAGTATCCTTGCCATGAGTGGTGAGGATGTGCAGTTCAGTATTCTTCTGTCGGTTGCGGTGCTGATCTTATATCTGTTTTTCTATAATAAGATTTTTGCGATCACCTTTGATGAGACTTTCGCCCGGGCAACAGGAGTCCGTGCAAATCTGTATAATACTCTGATTGCGGTGTTGACGGCAGTTACGATCGTGTTGGGAATGCGGATGATGGGAGCACTTCTGATCTCCAGTCTGATTATTTTTCCGGCGCTGACTTCCATGCGGGTGTTTAAGACCTTTAAGGGTGTGATTCTGAATTCAGCGATTCTATCGGTTGTATGCCTGATTCTGGGAGTGACGATTTCCTATGTGTATGCAACACCGGCAGGTGCGAGTGTAGTTGTGGTCAATATGGCAATGCTGGCTGTCTACAGTGTGATCGGAGCCCTGAAAAACAGAAACAACGGGAAGTAA
- a CDS encoding homoserine dehydrogenase — protein MENKKIKVALLGLGTVGGGVYKLIQRRSESMIHTVGAELEVEKILVHSLHKKREGVDTELLTTDWKSIVNDPEIQIVIEVMGGIEPAKSMIEEALGAGKHVVTANKDLMAEHGGELLDLAAAHGCDLLFEASVAGAIPIIRPLKQCLAGNEISEVMGIVNGTTNYILTKMFEENMSFEAALAKATELGYAEADPTADVEGLDAGRKAAILSSIAFHSRVQFKDVYTEGITKITAEDIAYAKEFDCVIKLLAVAHNTDKGIEVGVYPVLLGKEHPLSSVRDSFNAVFVHGDAVDDAMFYGRGAGEMPTASAVVGDVIDVARNLQFGCNGRISCTCYQDLPVKPFDEVKNKFFLRMQVKNEPGVLAKVASVFGGHKVSIRRVVQKHVQEEAAELVISTEKVKEYHIKDALRELQKMDSISEISSMIREY, from the coding sequence ATGGAAAATAAAAAGATCAAAGTGGCATTGCTGGGACTTGGAACAGTTGGAGGCGGAGTGTACAAATTGATCCAGAGGAGATCAGAAAGTATGATACACACAGTTGGCGCCGAGCTGGAAGTGGAAAAGATCCTGGTACACAGTCTGCATAAAAAAAGAGAAGGCGTGGATACAGAGCTTCTCACAACGGACTGGAAATCGATTGTAAACGATCCGGAGATTCAGATTGTGATCGAAGTGATGGGCGGGATCGAACCGGCAAAGTCCATGATCGAGGAAGCACTTGGAGCCGGAAAGCATGTGGTGACAGCCAATAAAGATCTGATGGCAGAACACGGAGGAGAGCTTTTGGACCTTGCGGCGGCACATGGCTGTGATCTGCTGTTTGAGGCATCGGTGGCAGGCGCCATTCCGATCATCCGTCCGCTCAAACAGTGTCTTGCCGGAAATGAGATCTCAGAAGTGATGGGGATCGTGAACGGAACGACAAACTATATTTTAACCAAGATGTTTGAAGAAAACATGAGTTTTGAAGCTGCACTTGCAAAAGCAACAGAGCTGGGATATGCAGAGGCAGATCCGACAGCGGATGTGGAAGGACTGGATGCCGGAAGAAAGGCCGCGATCCTTTCCTCCATTGCCTTTCATTCCAGAGTACAGTTTAAAGATGTTTATACAGAAGGAATCACAAAGATCACAGCAGAAGATATTGCCTATGCAAAAGAGTTTGACTGTGTGATCAAGCTGCTTGCAGTTGCGCACAATACGGACAAAGGGATTGAAGTGGGAGTGTATCCGGTGCTGCTTGGAAAAGAGCATCCCCTGTCGTCCGTGCGGGATTCGTTCAATGCTGTTTTTGTGCACGGAGATGCTGTGGATGATGCGATGTTTTACGGAAGAGGTGCCGGGGAGATGCCGACGGCAAGTGCTGTTGTCGGTGATGTGATTGATGTTGCCAGAAACCTGCAGTTTGGATGCAACGGAAGAATCAGCTGTACCTGCTATCAGGATCTGCCGGTGAAGCCGTTTGATGAAGTGAAAAATAAATTTTTCCTCAGAATGCAGGTGAAAAACGAACCGGGAGTTCTGGCGAAAGTGGCAAGTGTATTTGGCGGTCATAAGGTAAGTATCCGCAGAGTTGTGCAGAAGCATGTACAGGAAGAAGCGGCTGAACTGGTCATCAGTACAGAAAAAGTGAAAGAGTATCATATTAAGGATGCGCTGAGAGAGCTGCAGAAAATGGACAGCATTTCTGAGATCAGCAGTATGATCAGAGAATATTAG